From the Stigmatella erecta genome, one window contains:
- a CDS encoding serine hydrolase domain-containing protein, with translation MAPFGIDVEPGEAGLNAAQLRRLDAHLRRYVDDGRLTGCQVMVSRHGKVAHLTSYGLADKEANRPVGVDTVWRIYSMTKPITSVAAMMLWEEGAFELSDPVSRWLPEFAAPRVYTGGNAAKPVTVPALEPIRVWHLLTHTAGFTYGFHRVNVTDELYRLRGFEVSVPEGMDLAACVRAWAELPLTFQPGAEWNYSVATDVLGRLVEVISGQSLDVFFAERILKPLGMTDTAFWCPPEQHARLAALYGVTPGRPTPVRIEAIGKAAMSRPSWLSGGGGLVSTVRDYTRFTWMLLNGGALDGVRLLSPRTVAYMTRNHLPGGADLATFGRPLFAETRFDGVGFGLGFGVVLDPVAHRTLTSPGEYHWGGMASTAFWVDPAEGLSVVFMTQLMPSSAYPIRSQLRQLIYPALID, from the coding sequence ATGGCGCCCTTCGGCATCGATGTGGAACCGGGCGAAGCCGGTCTGAACGCGGCACAGCTCCGCCGCCTGGATGCGCACCTGCGGCGGTACGTCGATGACGGGCGGCTCACGGGCTGCCAGGTCATGGTCTCCCGGCACGGCAAGGTCGCGCACCTGACCTCGTACGGCCTCGCCGACAAGGAGGCGAACCGCCCCGTCGGCGTGGACACCGTCTGGCGCATCTACTCCATGACGAAGCCCATCACCTCCGTCGCGGCGATGATGCTGTGGGAGGAAGGGGCCTTCGAGCTGTCGGATCCCGTCAGCCGGTGGCTGCCCGAGTTCGCCGCGCCGCGCGTGTACACCGGCGGCAACGCGGCCAAGCCCGTCACCGTGCCCGCCCTCGAGCCCATCCGCGTGTGGCACCTGCTGACCCATACCGCCGGGTTCACCTACGGCTTCCACCGGGTCAACGTCACCGATGAGCTCTACCGGCTCCGGGGCTTCGAGGTCAGCGTGCCCGAGGGGATGGACCTGGCCGCGTGCGTCCGCGCCTGGGCCGAGCTTCCGCTCACGTTCCAGCCCGGCGCGGAGTGGAACTACTCGGTGGCCACGGACGTGCTGGGGCGGCTCGTGGAGGTCATCTCCGGCCAGAGCCTCGATGTCTTCTTCGCCGAGCGCATCCTCAAGCCCCTGGGGATGACGGACACCGCCTTCTGGTGCCCTCCGGAGCAGCACGCCCGGCTGGCCGCGCTGTACGGCGTAACCCCGGGGCGCCCCACGCCCGTGCGCATCGAGGCCATCGGCAAGGCCGCGATGAGCCGCCCCTCCTGGCTGTCGGGCGGAGGCGGCCTGGTCTCGACGGTGCGGGACTACACGCGCTTCACGTGGATGCTGCTGAACGGCGGGGCGCTCGACGGCGTGCGGCTGCTCTCCCCGAGAACCGTGGCGTACATGACCCGCAACCACCTGCCGGGAGGGGCGGACCTCGCCACCTTTGGCCGGCCGCTCTTCGCCGAGACGCGGTTCGATGGGGTGGGATTCGGGCTGGGCTTCGGCGTCGTGCTGGATCCCGTCGCCCACCGCACCCTCACGAGCCCCGGCGAGTACCACTGGGGCGGCATGGCGAGCACCGCGTTCTGGGTGGACCCCGCCGAGGGCCTGAGCGTCGTGTTCATGACCCAGTTGATGCCCTCCAGCGCTTATCCCATCCGCTCCCAGTTGCGGCAGCTCATCTACCCCGCGCTCATCGACTGA